Proteins co-encoded in one Bacteroidota bacterium genomic window:
- a CDS encoding winged helix-turn-helix transcriptional regulator has product MKRDVFQAIADPTRRAIISLIAFGALTPNAIAEHFDSSRQAVSKHLHVLVECDLVKAEHQGREIYYHLNPKKMKEIDKWLEQFRQLWETRFNQLDKVLHDLKNKRK; this is encoded by the coding sequence ATGAAAAGAGATGTATTTCAGGCCATCGCCGACCCCACTCGCCGCGCTATTATCAGCTTAATTGCTTTTGGCGCGCTTACCCCTAATGCCATCGCCGAACATTTTGACAGCAGCCGACAAGCGGTTTCGAAACACTTACATGTTTTGGTAGAATGTGACTTAGTGAAAGCGGAACATCAAGGCCGCGAAATTTATTATCACTTAAACCCAAAAAAAATGAAAGAAATAGATAAATGGTTGGAGCAGTTCCGCCAGTTATGGGAAACTCGCTTTAATCAATTGGATAAAGTACTACATGATTTAAAAAATAAACGTAAATAA
- a CDS encoding SRPBCC domain-containing protein, with translation MKKETIYSKDVAKKQLSVTREFDAPVELVWRAWTDPEIIDEWWAPKPWKANTIKMDFREGGTWLYYMQGPDESRHYCLAEYTSITPYKNYQGFDAFCDDKGNVNKEFPRTKWNVTFKSTETGTAVYVENTFEKIEDLEKIIEMGFKEGFAMAHENLDAYLKAKFQLRNQLSIGAPRVCTYLNFPGNTEEVMNFYKKVFKSEFSGKGIQRLGDVPQQEGQPPIADNVKKMILHVELPILGGHILMATDAPKEMGFTVTPGNNMHISLEPTTRAETKRLFESLSEGGIVEIPLQDMFFDAYYAGFQDKYGINWMLNCTSKD, from the coding sequence ATGAAAAAAGAAACGATTTACTCAAAAGATGTTGCGAAGAAGCAACTCAGTGTAACACGCGAATTTGACGCGCCGGTCGAATTAGTTTGGCGTGCATGGACCGATCCTGAAATTATAGACGAATGGTGGGCACCAAAACCTTGGAAGGCTAATACAATAAAAATGGATTTTCGTGAAGGCGGAACCTGGTTATATTATATGCAAGGTCCGGATGAAAGTCGGCATTACTGTTTAGCGGAATACACTTCGATTACTCCTTATAAAAATTACCAGGGATTCGACGCCTTTTGCGATGATAAAGGAAACGTTAATAAAGAATTCCCCCGAACCAAATGGAATGTTACATTTAAGTCGACCGAAACAGGAACTGCTGTATATGTAGAAAACACATTCGAGAAAATTGAAGACCTTGAGAAAATTATTGAAATGGGCTTCAAAGAAGGATTCGCGATGGCACACGAAAATCTGGATGCGTATCTTAAAGCCAAATTTCAATTACGTAATCAGTTAAGTATTGGCGCTCCACGCGTGTGTACGTATTTAAACTTTCCCGGCAATACTGAGGAAGTAATGAATTTTTATAAAAAAGTATTTAAAAGCGAGTTCAGCGGAAAAGGCATACAACGTTTGGGTGATGTTCCGCAACAAGAAGGTCAGCCACCCATTGCAGATAATGTAAAGAAAATGATCTTGCATGTAGAGCTTCCGATTTTAGGCGGACATATTTTAATGGCAACCGACGCTCCCAAAGAAATGGGCTTTACTGTTACTCCGGGAAATAACATGCACATCAGTTTAGAACCAACAACACGTGCCGAAACCAAAAGATTATTTGAATCTTTATCGGAGGGAGGAATCGTTGAAATTCCATTACAGGATATGTTCTTTGATGCTTATTATGCCGGCTTCCAGGATAAATACGGAATTAATTGGATGCTGAATTGCACAAGCAAGGATTAG
- a CDS encoding phenylalanine--tRNA ligase subunit beta, protein MKISYNWLKTLINTELKPEDISRLLTDCGLEVESMEAFESVKGGLKGVVVGEVVEREKHPDADRLSLTKVNVGGENLLSIVCGAPNVAAGQKVLVATVGCTLFPSEGDPIEIKKSKIRGAVSEGMICAEDEIGVGKSHDGILVLPADTKVGMPAADYFKLENDVVFEIGLTPNRSDAASHLGVARDLAAVLKTIDSNSSAEAKIIGIRELPPATGLNTVEIKIENTNACKRYSGLVVSGITVASSPDWLQNRLKAIGLRPINNVVDITNFVLHELGQPLHAFDLEKIKGNKVIVKTCAEGTKFKTLDEVERKLSANDLMICNESEPMCIAGVFGGIDSGVTESTKAVFLESAYFDSAYIRKTGKHHGLKTDASFRFERGTDPEMTVTALKRAANLIMEICGGTLSMDVVDVYPEKLEPYKVAFSYKNCHDLIGKNIDKSVIKNIITALGIEITSEGTDGLLLNVPRFKTDVTREADVIEEVMRVYGYNNVEISNQISFGVQQNVFTSANELENKIADLLIGYGFNEVMSLSLTKEALYQDNASLVKVVNPLSQDLNVLRGNMLYSGLEAIAYNTNRKSSDIKFYEIGKTYAYNGEAEFKYAEQKHLSLFVSGKKINENPYQKAADVDFAYIKACAEYVLKKLGITNYAVSEGDNSTMAYSMVYTAKKKVLVEIGAVAKSELKKFDLNQAVFYADFNLDVLFELNRKNKTEYAEIPKFPAVRRDLAMLLDKSVKYTQIEELAYTAERKFLKEVNLFDIYEGEKIGADKKSYAVSFTLLNEESTLTDKQIEGIMQKLITTYKEKLNAKLR, encoded by the coding sequence ATGAAGATTTCTTATAATTGGTTAAAGACTTTAATCAATACCGAATTAAAACCTGAAGATATTTCACGTTTGCTAACCGACTGTGGACTTGAAGTAGAAAGCATGGAAGCTTTTGAATCTGTAAAAGGCGGATTAAAAGGCGTAGTTGTTGGTGAAGTAGTGGAGCGCGAAAAGCATCCTGATGCTGATCGTTTAAGTTTAACGAAGGTAAATGTAGGCGGAGAGAATTTACTTTCCATTGTTTGCGGTGCGCCAAACGTAGCAGCCGGACAAAAAGTTTTAGTGGCAACCGTTGGTTGTACTTTGTTTCCAAGTGAAGGCGACCCAATTGAAATTAAAAAATCAAAAATTCGCGGTGCGGTAAGTGAAGGAATGATTTGCGCTGAGGATGAAATTGGTGTCGGGAAAAGTCATGATGGCATTTTAGTTTTACCTGCGGATACAAAAGTAGGAATGCCGGCTGCTGATTATTTTAAATTGGAGAACGATGTTGTTTTTGAAATCGGATTAACACCTAATCGTAGTGATGCAGCTTCTCATTTAGGAGTAGCACGTGATTTGGCTGCTGTATTAAAAACCATTGATTCGAATAGTTCAGCAGAAGCAAAAATTATTGGTATTCGTGAGTTACCTCCTGCCACAGGATTAAATACAGTTGAAATAAAAATTGAGAACACCAATGCTTGTAAGCGTTACAGCGGCTTGGTGGTGAGTGGAATTACGGTTGCGTCATCTCCCGATTGGTTGCAAAACCGATTAAAGGCAATTGGATTGCGTCCGATAAATAATGTAGTGGATATAACTAATTTTGTATTGCATGAATTAGGGCAACCTTTGCATGCTTTTGATTTGGAAAAAATAAAAGGCAATAAGGTTATTGTAAAAACATGTGCCGAAGGAACTAAATTTAAAACATTGGATGAAGTAGAGAGAAAACTTTCTGCCAATGATTTAATGATTTGCAATGAAAGCGAACCAATGTGTATCGCCGGTGTGTTTGGCGGAATCGATAGTGGTGTTACTGAATCTACAAAAGCGGTGTTTTTAGAAAGTGCTTATTTCGATAGTGCTTATATCCGTAAAACAGGAAAGCACCACGGATTGAAAACAGATGCAAGTTTCCGTTTCGAAAGAGGTACAGATCCTGAAATGACCGTAACAGCTTTAAAGCGCGCTGCAAATTTAATCATGGAGATTTGCGGAGGAACTTTAAGTATGGATGTTGTTGATGTTTATCCGGAGAAATTAGAGCCTTATAAAGTAGCCTTCTCATATAAAAATTGTCACGATTTAATTGGCAAGAATATCGACAAATCTGTTATCAAGAATATTATTACAGCCTTAGGTATAGAAATTACCAGCGAAGGAACTGATGGTTTATTGTTGAATGTGCCTCGATTTAAAACGGATGTAACACGTGAAGCGGATGTGATAGAGGAAGTAATGCGCGTGTACGGTTATAATAATGTTGAAATAAGCAATCAAATTTCATTTGGTGTACAGCAAAATGTGTTCACCTCTGCCAATGAATTAGAAAATAAAATTGCCGATTTATTGATTGGATATGGATTCAATGAAGTCATGTCTTTGTCATTAACCAAAGAAGCGCTTTATCAAGATAATGCTTCATTGGTAAAAGTAGTGAATCCATTGAGTCAGGATTTGAATGTTCTGCGCGGTAATATGTTGTATAGTGGATTGGAAGCTATTGCTTATAACACCAACCGTAAGAGCAGCGATATTAAGTTCTATGAGATTGGAAAAACATATGCTTACAATGGTGAAGCTGAATTTAAATACGCCGAGCAAAAACATTTGAGTTTGTTTGTCAGCGGTAAAAAAATCAATGAGAATCCATATCAAAAGGCGGCTGATGTAGATTTCGCTTACATCAAAGCCTGTGCGGAATATGTCTTAAAAAAATTAGGTATTACAAATTACGCGGTGAGTGAAGGCGACAATAGCACAATGGCTTATTCGATGGTTTATACTGCTAAGAAAAAAGTGTTAGTGGAAATTGGTGCTGTAGCGAAATCTGAGTTAAAGAAATTTGATTTGAATCAGGCGGTGTTTTATGCTGATTTCAATTTAGATGTTTTATTTGAATTAAATCGTAAGAACAAAACAGAGTATGCTGAGATTCCGAAATTCCCGGCTGTGCGTCGCGATTTAGCGATGTTACTCGATAAATCGGTGAAGTATACTCAAATTGAAGAACTAGCGTATACTGCAGAGCGTAAATTCTTAAAGGAAGTGAACTTGTTTGATATTTACGAAGGAGAAAAAATTGGCGCCGATAAAAAATCTTATGCCGTAAGCTTTACCCTGTTAAATGAAGAGAGCACGCTAACCGATAAGCAAATCGAAGGTATTATGCAAAAATTGATTACCACTTATAAAGAGAAATTGAACGCTAAATTGCGTTAG
- a CDS encoding T9SS type A sorting domain-containing protein yields MKKLLLAISAFAALTVNAQDYKYCGTDQAMNDWFEKNPSARLVYQTLQQQAKTQDSIAFLNGYKNPDQKMTAAPIYTIPVVFHVLHMGGSENISDAQILDAVNILNRDYQKLNSDTSLVVTQFKNLIGDARVEFRLATKDPSGNCTNGITRHIDPNTNWTSTLSHYVYSWPRNMYMNIYVVKAIASGAAGYTYLPGTSPSLASDAIVILHDYVGSIGTGNAGTSRALTHEVGHWLNLPHVWGGTNNPGVACGDEGVSDTPITKGFSSCPSSTTAAMICNPGIVENYQNYMDYSYCSRMFTTGQATRMNNALLSATAQRNNLSSSGNLTATGVNPTFGPCAPIADFYTYSGVTYNLYTICAGQSLSFVDASYNAAVTSRTWSSTGGATISNVNGSPTTITFPNAGVQTVTLVSSNAQGSSTKTKTVNVLPNAAFITNSYQESFEGTGLPTNWAIINQTGGTTWQQYTGAAASGTKSYYMNNSINPNGAVDIIETPSYDFAANSGAIFTFKYAYARYSTTNADVFKVQASSNCGGTWQDIYTPSNSTMASGSGGTTTTPFFPTPAQFKTYTLTSHPAFNTYKTQSNVRIRFYFQEDPGGGFGNNIFLDDINFNSPLGVNELTKSIGFNVFPNPTSGSASIVFNLSDNADVKYYVTDITGRIVESEKSMNANPGEHTLTVNENNSLKSGVYLVHFELNGQKMSRKLIVE; encoded by the coding sequence ATGAAAAAATTATTACTCGCTATTTCAGCATTTGCGGCCTTAACTGTAAATGCGCAGGATTATAAATATTGCGGAACAGATCAGGCCATGAATGATTGGTTTGAGAAGAATCCTTCTGCACGTTTAGTGTATCAAACGCTGCAGCAACAAGCAAAAACACAAGATTCAATCGCGTTTTTAAACGGATATAAAAATCCGGATCAAAAAATGACGGCTGCTCCTATTTATACGATTCCTGTTGTGTTTCACGTACTTCATATGGGAGGTTCTGAAAACATCAGCGATGCGCAAATTTTGGATGCGGTTAATATTTTAAATCGCGATTACCAAAAATTAAATTCAGACACTTCATTAGTGGTGACTCAATTTAAAAATTTAATCGGCGATGCAAGAGTGGAGTTTCGTTTAGCAACTAAAGATCCTTCCGGAAACTGCACGAATGGTATTACCCGTCATATTGATCCAAACACAAATTGGACCAGCACTTTATCACACTATGTTTATTCATGGCCACGCAACATGTACATGAATATTTATGTGGTGAAAGCGATTGCAAGTGGTGCAGCCGGTTACACTTATTTACCGGGTACTTCTCCATCATTAGCCAGTGATGCGATTGTGATTTTGCATGATTATGTTGGAAGTATTGGAACCGGTAATGCAGGAACGTCTCGCGCTTTAACACATGAAGTTGGACATTGGTTAAACTTACCTCACGTTTGGGGTGGTACCAATAATCCGGGTGTTGCCTGTGGTGATGAAGGTGTAAGTGATACCCCTATCACCAAAGGTTTTTCATCTTGTCCAAGCAGTACTACAGCAGCAATGATTTGTAATCCGGGTATCGTTGAAAATTACCAGAACTATATGGATTATTCATATTGCTCACGTATGTTTACTACCGGTCAGGCTACTCGTATGAACAATGCATTGTTGAGTGCAACTGCACAACGTAACAATCTTTCCTCAAGCGGAAATTTAACTGCTACCGGTGTGAATCCAACTTTTGGTCCGTGCGCGCCAATTGCTGATTTTTATACTTATTCAGGCGTAACTTATAATTTGTATACTATTTGTGCCGGACAAAGCTTGAGTTTTGTGGATGCATCTTATAATGCAGCGGTAACGTCTCGCACATGGTCATCAACCGGTGGAGCTACCATTTCAAACGTGAATGGTTCACCAACTACCATTACTTTCCCTAATGCAGGGGTGCAAACCGTTACCTTGGTATCAAGCAATGCACAAGGCTCTAGTACAAAAACTAAAACCGTGAACGTTTTACCTAACGCGGCATTCATCACTAATTCTTATCAGGAAAGTTTTGAAGGAACAGGTTTACCAACCAATTGGGCCATCATTAACCAAACAGGTGGAACAACCTGGCAACAATATACCGGTGCTGCAGCCAGCGGAACAAAATCGTATTACATGAATAACTCTATTAATCCAAATGGAGCTGTAGATATTATTGAAACGCCGTCTTATGATTTTGCCGCTAACAGTGGTGCAATCTTCACTTTCAAATATGCTTACGCTCGCTATAGCACGACTAATGCTGATGTGTTTAAAGTACAGGCCAGCAGCAATTGTGGTGGCACATGGCAAGATATTTACACACCATCTAATTCAACTATGGCTTCAGGTTCAGGTGGAACTACAACAACTCCTTTTTTCCCAACGCCTGCTCAATTTAAAACGTATACTTTAACATCGCATCCTGCTTTTAATACTTACAAAACGCAAAGTAATGTTCGTATTCGTTTCTACTTCCAGGAAGATCCGGGTGGAGGATTTGGAAATAATATTTTCTTAGATGATATTAATTTCAACTCACCATTAGGTGTAAACGAATTAACTAAATCAATCGGATTTAATGTGTTCCCGAATCCAACCAGTGGAAGCGCTAGTATTGTGTTTAACTTAAGCGATAACGCGGACGTGAAGTATTATGTTACGGATATTACCGGTCGTATCGTTGAATCTGAAAAATCAATGAACGCAAATCCTGGTGAGCATACCTTAACCGTAAACGAAAATAATTCTTTAAAGTCGGGTGTGTATTTAGTACACTTCGAATTAAACGGACAAAAAATGTCTCGTAAATTAATTGTTGAATAA
- a CDS encoding T9SS type A sorting domain-containing protein, protein MKNLYFLAILFLGVYWAHSQNQRICGTSEVMNQWMEANPEKAKQFLVLQNEAEEQSKNGFSLKMNTATVYTIPVVFHVIHLNGSENISDAQIQDALNILNRDFRKLNADTSSIVNEFKGLAADVGFEFRLATKDENGNCTNGITRHYDARTNWVADFSNYVYTWDNTRYLNIYVVKTITSGAAGYTFLPGTVGWSADAIVIRHDYTGSIGTAFPFGQRSLTHEVGHWFNLQHVWGLTNNPGVACGDDGVSDTPITKGFTGCNLSGAANCNPPIKENVQNYMDYSFCGRMFTIGQATRMNNAALSPTGGRNNLHTTSNLIATGVINPISPCSPKPDFMADKTEACLGDKVTFTDLSYNGAITNWNWSFAGGSPATSTLQSAFTNFTQSGLVPVQLKVSNSVGADSLIKKLVTVLPGPGSGTNNIAQGFETITFPDNNWIKNYPPIGSGWIQTNTVGATGSKCVMIDNYLDSPSDPCLLYTPVYDISTLPNPALTFNVAHSQNAGGSDDRLRVYASFNCANSWVLVYSKSGANLHTLGTGNYASGAFKNPLSSQWRKETVSLSSYSSVTNLLLKFEFKKDSLNPGNNIFLDDINLESASGINELNAINYWEIYPNPASEFVSLHVSSLVAQTVNIEIKDVSGKAVFESKNNPIQPGENRINMQLHGLAKGFYLIRLKTVDNFYIKKLIID, encoded by the coding sequence ATGAAAAATCTATATTTTTTAGCCATTCTTTTTTTAGGCGTTTATTGGGCTCATTCGCAGAACCAACGTATTTGTGGTACTTCGGAAGTCATGAACCAATGGATGGAGGCTAATCCTGAAAAAGCTAAACAATTTTTAGTCCTTCAAAATGAGGCTGAAGAACAGAGCAAGAATGGTTTTTCGTTAAAAATGAACACGGCTACTGTTTACACTATTCCGGTTGTTTTTCATGTTATACATTTAAATGGTTCGGAGAACATCAGCGATGCGCAAATACAGGATGCATTAAATATTCTGAATCGTGATTTCAGGAAATTAAATGCGGATACTTCGAGTATTGTGAATGAATTTAAAGGATTGGCTGCCGATGTTGGTTTCGAATTTCGTTTAGCCACTAAGGATGAAAACGGTAATTGCACCAATGGAATCACGCGTCATTACGATGCGCGTACGAATTGGGTGGCTGATTTTTCGAATTATGTTTATACCTGGGATAATACGCGCTATTTGAATATTTATGTGGTAAAAACCATTACGAGTGGAGCTGCGGGTTATACTTTTTTGCCCGGTACAGTGGGATGGTCGGCTGACGCAATTGTCATTCGTCACGATTATACCGGAAGTATTGGCACAGCCTTTCCATTCGGACAGCGTTCATTAACGCATGAGGTAGGACATTGGTTCAATTTGCAACATGTATGGGGATTAACCAATAATCCTGGAGTAGCTTGTGGTGATGATGGAGTGAGTGATACTCCGATAACGAAAGGATTTACAGGATGTAATTTATCCGGTGCAGCGAATTGCAATCCTCCGATTAAAGAAAATGTACAGAATTACATGGATTATTCATTTTGCGGGCGCATGTTTACAATTGGACAAGCAACACGAATGAACAATGCTGCGTTAAGTCCTACCGGCGGAAGAAATAATTTACATACTACATCAAATTTAATTGCTACAGGTGTTATCAATCCAATTAGTCCGTGCTCGCCTAAACCTGATTTTATGGCCGACAAAACCGAAGCGTGTTTGGGTGATAAAGTAACATTTACTGATTTGAGTTATAACGGAGCTATAACGAATTGGAACTGGAGTTTTGCAGGCGGAAGTCCGGCTACATCCACACTTCAAAGCGCATTTACCAATTTTACCCAATCCGGTTTAGTGCCGGTGCAATTGAAAGTGAGTAATAGTGTTGGTGCCGATTCATTAATTAAAAAACTGGTTACTGTTTTGCCGGGGCCGGGTAGTGGAACCAATAATATTGCGCAAGGATTTGAAACCATTACGTTTCCGGATAATAACTGGATTAAGAATTACCCACCCATCGGTTCGGGATGGATTCAAACCAATACCGTTGGTGCAACAGGAAGTAAGTGTGTTATGATTGATAATTATTTAGATTCTCCGAGTGATCCGTGTTTGTTGTATACACCGGTGTATGACATCAGTACTTTGCCAAATCCTGCTCTTACTTTTAACGTGGCACATTCGCAAAACGCGGGAGGAAGTGATGATCGTTTGCGTGTTTACGCTTCGTTCAATTGCGCCAATTCCTGGGTGCTTGTGTATAGTAAATCGGGCGCCAATTTACACACATTAGGTACAGGAAATTACGCGAGCGGAGCCTTTAAAAACCCTTTGAGTTCACAATGGAGAAAGGAAACTGTGAGTTTGTCTTCCTATTCATCCGTTACAAATTTGTTGTTGAAGTTTGAGTTTAAGAAAGACAGTTTAAATCCCGGGAATAATATTTTTTTAGATGACATTAATTTGGAATCCGCCAGCGGAATAAACGAATTAAACGCAATTAATTATTGGGAGATTTATCCAAACCCGGCAAGTGAATTTGTGAGTTTACATGTGAGTTCTCTTGTTGCGCAAACAGTTAATATTGAAATAAAGGATGTGTCCGGAAAAGCAGTATTCGAATCTAAAAACAATCCTATTCAACCGGGAGAAAACAGAATTAACATGCAACTTCACGGTTTGGCTAAGGGCTTTTACCTGATAAGGTTAAAAACTGTGGACAATTTCTACATAAAGAAGTTAATTATCGACTAA
- a CDS encoding 5-(carboxyamino)imidazole ribonucleotide synthase has product MNSFDPQHKIGILGGGQLGRMLIQNAINYNLNISVLDPDANAPCKGISNFTKGSITDYDTVYKFGKDKEVITIEIENVNTEALKALEKEGKRVYPQPELIELIQDKGLQKMFYQRNNIPTADFFLVETKEQISKYADFFPFFQKLRKGGYDGKGVVKLNNPNNLEKAFTEPSVLERLVDFDKEISVIVARNASGETKCFPCVECEFNPQANLVEFLFSPANVKKSIEKEAYAIATTVAEKLGIVGLLAVEMFLTKDGKVLVNEIAPRPHNSGHHSIEGNVVSQFEQHWRAILNLPLGDTSIVKPAVMINLLGEMGYEGPAKYEGLEDVMKFGGVYVHLYGKTTTKPFRKMGHVTVTDDELVKAKQKAKTVQKILKVKA; this is encoded by the coding sequence ATGAATTCTTTCGATCCCCAACATAAGATTGGAATTTTAGGCGGCGGACAATTAGGACGCATGCTAATTCAAAATGCCATTAACTACAATTTAAACATTTCTGTACTTGATCCGGATGCGAATGCTCCGTGTAAAGGCATTTCTAATTTCACTAAAGGCAGTATTACGGATTACGATACCGTTTACAAATTTGGTAAAGACAAAGAAGTCATAACCATTGAAATTGAAAATGTAAATACAGAAGCATTAAAAGCGTTGGAAAAAGAAGGAAAGCGTGTGTATCCTCAACCGGAGTTAATTGAATTAATTCAGGATAAAGGTTTACAAAAAATGTTTTACCAACGCAATAACATTCCAACCGCCGATTTCTTTCTTGTTGAAACTAAAGAACAAATTTCTAAATACGCTGATTTCTTTCCCTTTTTTCAAAAACTAAGAAAAGGCGGCTATGATGGAAAAGGTGTTGTGAAGTTGAATAATCCGAATAACTTGGAGAAAGCTTTTACAGAGCCAAGTGTTCTTGAACGTTTGGTAGATTTCGATAAAGAAATTTCGGTGATCGTTGCACGCAATGCAAGTGGAGAAACAAAATGTTTCCCTTGTGTTGAATGTGAGTTTAATCCACAAGCCAACTTGGTAGAGTTTCTTTTCTCTCCGGCAAACGTTAAGAAAAGCATAGAAAAGGAAGCCTACGCCATCGCTACAACAGTGGCAGAAAAATTAGGTATTGTTGGATTATTAGCTGTAGAAATGTTTTTAACGAAAGACGGGAAAGTACTCGTGAATGAAATCGCTCCCCGTCCGCATAACAGCGGCCACCATAGCATCGAAGGAAATGTTGTTTCACAATTTGAACAGCACTGGCGCGCCATTTTAAATTTACCACTCGGTGATACTTCCATTGTAAAACCTGCGGTGATGATAAATTTATTGGGAGAAATGGGTTATGAAGGTCCTGCTAAATACGAAGGGCTTGAAGATGTAATGAAATTTGGCGGTGTATATGTTCACTTATACGGAAAAACAACTACCAAACCTTTTCGTAAGATGGGACACGTTACCGTTACAGATGATGAATTAGTAAAAGCGAAACAAAAAGCGAAAACCGTACAAAAAATATTAAAAGTGAAAGCTTAG
- a CDS encoding CocE/NonD family hydrolase translates to MKKLLGILILLSFGFLLSAQNIDEKWLKENYYKREYKIKMRDGVSLFTAAYMPKNSSEKHPILMVRTPYSCGPYGEDNFTSRLWLTYWKNYVKENYIIVIQDVRGKWMSEGEFVDVRPFIANKKTKKDIDEASDTYDAIDWLVKNIPFNNGNVGVFGISYPGFYSTMAALSGHPALKAVSPQAPVTEWFLGDDFHHNGAFMLMDAFSFYSGFGKPRPAPTTIGSRGFDFPILDNYKFYLETGSIKNFTKLMGDSIKFWNDLIAHPNYDDWWKARDARRACYNIKPAMLVVGGTFDAEDCYGAWNLYKAIEQQSKNTNNKIAMGPWFHGGWGRGTGSYLGNVRFGSHTSEYYQQKIEIPFFDYYLRGKGDATKISEASVFFTGSNEWKFFEQWPPKNLNNTSIYLSEKNKLSFNAPTTENSFSYYTSDPNKPVPYTSEPHAHRTREYMTDDQRFAAQRPDVLVFETETLSEDLTLGGTVTADLFVSLSTTDADFVVKVIDVFPDKFEYDTAYCCDGVKNNYLMAGYQMLVRGEIMRGKFRNSFEKPEAFKPGEITKVKFDLPDVAHTFKKGHKLMIQIQSSWFPLADRNPQQFVDIYHCEEKDFVKSDIKIYHQKQNPSNILLPILK, encoded by the coding sequence ATGAAAAAATTACTTGGGATACTGATTTTACTGAGCTTTGGTTTTTTACTGAGTGCACAGAATATTGATGAAAAATGGCTGAAAGAAAATTATTACAAGCGCGAATATAAAATTAAAATGCGCGATGGCGTTAGTTTGTTCACCGCCGCATACATGCCGAAAAATTCTTCCGAGAAACATCCCATTTTAATGGTACGCACACCCTACTCCTGCGGACCTTATGGCGAAGATAATTTCACATCACGTTTATGGCTCACTTACTGGAAAAATTATGTAAAGGAAAATTACATCATTGTGATTCAGGATGTGCGTGGTAAATGGATGAGCGAAGGTGAATTTGTAGATGTTCGTCCGTTTATTGCCAATAAAAAAACGAAGAAAGATATTGATGAAGCAAGTGACACCTACGATGCAATTGACTGGTTGGTGAAAAACATTCCGTTTAATAATGGTAATGTGGGTGTATTCGGCATTTCTTATCCCGGATTTTATAGCACCATGGCAGCCTTAAGCGGACATCCTGCATTGAAAGCCGTAAGTCCGCAAGCACCGGTTACCGAATGGTTTTTAGGCGACGACTTTCATCATAATGGTGCATTCATGTTGATGGATGCGTTTAGTTTTTATTCTGGATTCGGCAAACCTCGTCCTGCACCAACAACAATCGGATCGCGTGGTTTTGATTTTCCCATCCTTGATAATTATAAATTTTATTTGGAAACAGGTTCTATTAAAAACTTCACCAAACTCATGGGAGACTCCATAAAATTTTGGAATGATTTAATTGCACATCCCAATTATGATGATTGGTGGAAAGCGAGAGATGCCAGACGCGCTTGTTACAATATAAAACCGGCCATGTTGGTTGTTGGCGGAACTTTTGACGCTGAAGATTGCTATGGTGCCTGGAATTTATATAAAGCCATCGAACAACAAAGCAAAAACACGAACAATAAAATTGCGATGGGTCCTTGGTTTCATGGTGGCTGGGGAAGAGGAACCGGGAGTTATTTAGGTAATGTGAGATTTGGATCGCATACTTCAGAATACTATCAACAAAAAATAGAAATTCCGTTTTTTGATTATTACTTAAGAGGAAAAGGCGATGCAACAAAAATTTCGGAAGCCAGTGTATTTTTTACAGGCAGTAATGAATGGAAGTTTTTTGAGCAATGGCCGCCAAAGAATTTAAACAACACCAGCATTTATTTAAGCGAAAAAAACAAACTAAGCTTCAATGCACCAACTACAGAAAATTCCTTTTCCTATTATACGAGCGACCCTAACAAACCTGTTCCGTATACCAGTGAACCACATGCTCATCGGACAAGAGAATACATGACCGACGACCAGCGTTTCGCCGCTCAAAGACCTGATGTTTTAGTGTTTGAAACGGAAACACTGAGTGAAGATTTAACTTTAGGTGGGACGGTTACAGCAGATTTATTTGTTTCGCTAAGTACAACGGATGCAGATTTTGTTGTGAAGGTGATTGATGTATTCCCTGATAAATTTGAATACGACACAGCGTATTGTTGCGATGGCGTAAAAAACAATTATTTAATGGCAGGCTATCAAATGTTGGTAAGAGGCGAAATTATGCGTGGGAAATTCAGAAACAGCTTTGAAAAACCGGAAGCTTTTAAACCCGGTGAAATCACCAAAGTTAAATTTGACCTACCGGATGTTGCTCACACATTTAAAAAAGGACATAAACTGATGATACAAATTCAAAGCAGCTGGTTTCCTTTAGCTGATAGAAACCCTCAACAGTTTGTGGATATTTACCATTGCGAAGAAAAAGATTTCGTGAAGTCAGATATTAAAATTTATCATCAGAAACAGAACCCTTCAAACATATTACTACCGATATTAAAATAA